The segment ATTTCCAGCCCTGCCCTTACGAACAGGACCGGTCGGACCAAAATCCGGCCGGTTTTGCATTTTTTGTAACGGTTAAAAGAAGATAGTTTTCAAGCACCTAATAAACCACAGGCTTATTCAATATATTGCCTTGCCTTGTTTGTCGGGCTAAGAATCCGGATATGGGAGTTATGGGTGTAGCGATTTTGCACTTCCTGGCGTATGGCGAATGACCGGGCAACCGGCAAGGCAGGATATAATAATGAGCAAGAATGTTATCGATCTCGACGATCAGATGCTCGCCGATTTCCGTGATGAAGCGAACGACATCGTCAACAGCATTGGCGTGCATCTTCAGAATGCGCGCAGCAAATCCGATCCGGCGATCCTGACAGCAATCCAGCGCGAGATTTTCAATCTTCGATACAAGGGCAAGTCGGTCAATGCGCCGCTGGTCAATCTGACAAGCCACCGTCTTGCCGATTATGCCACGACATGCCGTGAACTGACCGAAGAGGCGATTGCCGATATTCAGGCCTTTATCGACAAGATCGAAGGATTGCTTGATGGCGACGTCACCGGGGGCGGTGCCGATTCAGCCGAATTCGTGCGTGAACTACCATCCAAACGAGCGCCTGATATCGATCCGGCGTGGCTGAAAAAAACCAATGTCGAAGCCCTTCTGGTTATTCCGCAGCGTTCCATGTCGGCCATTGTCGAACGCGAACTGGCGGCCTGCGGTTATCGCTGCTCGGTCACGCAAAGCTCGTTCGAGGCGATTGAACTTGCCGTGCGCACCCGCCCGGATTTCATCATTGTTGCCAAAACCATCGATGAACTTGGCGGTGTTGATGTCGCCAATGCGTTGCAGGCCATGCCGAAAACCCGCAACATCCCGACCGCCGTT is part of the Thalassospira lucentensis genome and harbors:
- a CDS encoding response regulator produces the protein MSKNVIDLDDQMLADFRDEANDIVNSIGVHLQNARSKSDPAILTAIQREIFNLRYKGKSVNAPLVNLTSHRLADYATTCRELTEEAIADIQAFIDKIEGLLDGDVTGGGADSAEFVRELPSKRAPDIDPAWLKKTNVEALLVIPQRSMSAIVERELAACGYRCSVTQSSFEAIELAVRTRPDFIIVAKTIDELGGVDVANALQAMPKTRNIPTAVLTSDAPNHPSLRDLPCRTAIIRKGPAFGEDLAEALARFNIT